Proteins from a single region of Undibacterium sp. KW1:
- a CDS encoding carbonic anhydrase family protein has protein sequence MNTSMNTYKKASTSLSFLAALTTALLVTACASQSPTASQPPISVAMTQSMQSKISPDAAIAMLKEGNQRFVSGNMLKRDLPGQVKTSGRDGQFPFASIVSCIDSRSEPALVFDQGIGDLFTARVAGNVVNEDILGSLEYAAKVAGSKTIVILGHSHCGAVKGACDNANLGNLTQLVAKIMPAVKATPDTHGSDRTSANHHFVDAVAEMNVKMTVKAVTEKSVVLKEMADKGQIKIIGAMLDVETGKIEFY, from the coding sequence ATGAATACAAGCATGAATACCTATAAAAAAGCATCCACATCCCTGAGCTTTCTTGCTGCGTTGACGACGGCCTTGCTGGTGACAGCTTGCGCTTCGCAGTCTCCGACTGCAAGCCAGCCTCCCATCAGCGTTGCGATGACACAGTCCATGCAAAGCAAGATCAGCCCTGACGCTGCCATCGCAATGTTAAAAGAAGGTAACCAGCGCTTTGTCTCTGGCAATATGCTCAAGCGCGATTTGCCGGGCCAGGTGAAAACCAGTGGCAGGGATGGGCAATTTCCCTTTGCCAGCATAGTCAGTTGCATAGATTCACGCTCTGAGCCAGCGCTGGTGTTTGATCAAGGTATAGGTGACTTGTTTACTGCCCGTGTGGCTGGAAATGTCGTCAATGAAGACATACTTGGCAGCCTGGAATATGCCGCCAAAGTGGCAGGTTCAAAAACCATCGTTATTCTTGGCCATTCGCATTGCGGTGCCGTCAAGGGGGCCTGTGATAATGCCAATCTGGGAAATCTGACGCAACTGGTGGCCAAGATCATGCCAGCCGTCAAAGCTACGCCAGACACTCACGGTAGCGACCGTACTTCAGCAAATCATCATTTTGTTGATGCCGTGGCAGAGATGAATGTCAAGATGACGGTTAAGGCAGTTACAGAAAAGAGTGTGGTACTGAAAGAAATGGCTGACAAGGGTCAGATCAAGATCATTGGTGCCATGCTGGATGTGGAAACTGGCAAGATAGAGTTTTATTGA
- the rpiA gene encoding ribose-5-phosphate isomerase RpiA, with translation MTQDELKLAVAQAAIAYVVEGEIVGVGTGSTANFFIDELGKIKHKIKAAVASSEVTAARLRSHGITVLDLNEVTSMPVYIDGADEITPQGAMIKGGGAALTREKIVASVAEKFICIADGSKLVDVLGKFPLPVEVIPMSHAVVARKLNALGGEARLRIKDGEPLLTDNGNMILDVYGLQIQDPVAMEAEINNIVGVVTVGLFARQGANVCLLGTGEGVRTLQF, from the coding sequence ATGACTCAAGATGAATTGAAGCTTGCTGTCGCACAGGCGGCAATTGCTTATGTAGTAGAAGGTGAAATTGTTGGCGTAGGCACGGGTTCTACGGCCAATTTTTTTATCGATGAGCTGGGCAAGATCAAGCACAAAATCAAGGCCGCAGTTGCGTCTTCAGAGGTAACCGCAGCGCGTCTGCGTTCGCATGGCATTACCGTGCTGGATTTGAATGAAGTGACGTCCATGCCAGTGTATATCGATGGCGCGGATGAAATCACGCCGCAAGGGGCCATGATCAAAGGTGGTGGTGCGGCATTGACACGTGAAAAGATTGTTGCATCCGTTGCTGAAAAATTTATCTGTATCGCTGATGGTTCCAAGCTGGTAGATGTGCTGGGCAAGTTTCCTTTGCCGGTAGAGGTGATTCCCATGTCGCATGCGGTGGTTGCGCGCAAGCTCAATGCACTGGGTGGTGAGGCGCGTTTGCGTATCAAGGATGGGGAGCCATTGTTGACGGATAACGGCAACATGATTTTGGATGTCTATGGTTTGCAAATCCAGGACCCCGTGGCCATGGAAGCAGAGATCAACAATATCGTGGGTGTGGTGACCGTAGGTTTGTTCGCGCGTCAGGGGGCAAATGTTTGTCTGCTGGGGACTGGCGAAGGCGTCAGGACATTGCAATTCTGA
- a CDS encoding oxidative damage protection protein has translation MARTVHCIKLDKEAEGLDLPPYPGELGKRIYESVSKEAWAAWLKHQTMLVNENRLNLADTRARKYLATQMEKHFFGDGADAASGYVPPTE, from the coding sequence ATGGCCCGCACGGTCCACTGCATTAAACTAGACAAAGAAGCTGAAGGCCTGGACCTTCCACCTTATCCAGGTGAATTAGGCAAGCGTATTTATGAAAGCGTGTCCAAAGAAGCCTGGGCCGCCTGGCTCAAGCACCAGACCATGCTGGTCAATGAGAACCGCCTGAACCTGGCCGATACCCGTGCCCGCAAATACCTGGCGACCCAGATGGAAAAGCATTTCTTTGGTGATGGTGCAGATGCCGCCAGCGGCTACGTCCCGCCAACAGAATAA